A region from the Eptesicus fuscus isolate TK198812 chromosome 1, DD_ASM_mEF_20220401, whole genome shotgun sequence genome encodes:
- the LOC129148916 gene encoding LOW QUALITY PROTEIN: uncharacterized protein LOC129148916 (The sequence of the model RefSeq protein was modified relative to this genomic sequence to represent the inferred CDS: substituted 1 base at 1 genomic stop codon) gives MGQTQTTPLSIMIDHFKEVKGRASNLSVEVRKDRWQTFCSREWPTFSVGWPPEGTFDLPTIHRVRDIVSQPKKGHPNQLPYIITWQDLVEDPPYWLKPFLPPRPPEPKPILALQETEKVKEKKNLTLPSAPLYPVLQGGTEEELIFPPPYQPPRSSQRGSPPPPREAEAAPAAERGGGAPAAERGGGAPAAERGGGAPAAERGGGAPAAERGGAPATLPLRAAGPPDAEGNQPFHYWPFATSDLYNWKAQNPKFSEKPAGLIDLLDSVLFTHQPIWDDCQQLLQVLFTTEERERILNEARKLVPGVDGNPTTNAALIDASFPLTRPEWDFNMAEGKERLRVYRQTLMGGLRMAARKPTNLAKVGNVQQERDESPAAFLERIMEAFRTYTPMDPEAPNNRAAVVMAFVNQSATDIRRKLQKVDRLGEKSLKDLLEVAEKVYNNREPPEERQARAAAAASSKQTRDLAKILLATTADSPEERNRRLRRLAGSQEDGKGTTRGGRRKLQKDQCAYCREIGHWKQECPKKTSKKGGGADRVKVLELDELSDXGSRGSDPLPEPRVTLRVEGTPIDFLVDTGAQHSVLRTPQGKLANKKSWVQGATGMSQYSWTTRRTVDLGTGRVSHSFMVIPECPYPLLGRDLLTKIGAQITFRQGGPQVTDGKGHPIQVLTMRLEDEYRLHQKASPVEDSMDEWLQEFPMAWAETGGVGLAAHRAPVLVELKPGQGPVRVKQYPMPQEARKGIQPHVRRLRGLGVLVPCQSAWNTPLLPVKKPHTNDYRPVQDLREVNKRVMDIHPTVPNPYTLFSSLAPSRVLYTVLDLKDAFFSLPLAPRSQPLFAFEWHDPEEGYSGQLTWTRLPQGFKNSPTIFDEALNEDLGEYRRTHPFLTLLQYVDDILIAADTAEDCKQGTRDLLASLGALGYRASAKKAQICRERVSYLGYILEGGQWRLSDARKETVLKIPTPTSRRDVREFLGSAGYCRLWILGFAEIARPLYEATKEGKAFEWTEREKTAFEQLKKALLSAPALGLPDITKPFHLFVDEHKGIAKGVLTQTLGPWSRPVAYLSKKLDPVAAGWPPCLRIIAATALLVKDADKLTLGQEVWITTPHAIEGVLRQPPDRWMSNARITHYQSLLLNPPRVRFLPSAALNPATLLPDPDLDAPLHDCAGILEQVHGIRKDLTDQPLPDADITWFTDGSSFVRDGSRYAGAAVVTETDTVWAEALPSGTSAQRAELVALTKALTLGVGRRLNIYTDSRYAFATAHVHGAIYQERGLLTAEGRTIKNKQEILDLLSALWLPAKLAIIHCQGHQKADDPVARGNRRADQAAKAVAFSLIPTMALQLPDPGDPVLPVQPGYSLEELQRIRKLPQAKEEKGWWYTPQGELILPDQLGVSMIKHMHRSTHLGARKLKDLIRHARIKIHQQDIKIEQVVSACKTCQLTNARTGPSEKGARLRGTKPGAQWEVDFTEVKPGKYGYKYLLVFVDTFSGWVEAYPTKHETAQTVAKKLLEDILPRYGFPAEIGSDNGPAFISQVTQAVAKAIGANWKLHCAYRPQSSGQVERMNRTLKETLTKLTMETGGDWVALLPYALYRVRNSPYTLGFTPYEIMFGRPPPIIPNLKADSLAEFESQELFLSLRGLQKAHEDIWPRLRAIYETGPTPTPHQHKPGDWVYVKRHRRETLEPRWKGPYVVVLTTPTALKVDGVATWVHHTHVRPADPSAIREDFIAQWSVSRDQCNPLKLKLRRSQPA, from the exons ATGGGACAGACTCAAACCACTCCTTTAAGCATTATGATTGATCATTTCAAGGAGGTTAAGGGAAGAGCTAGTAACCTCAGTGTGGAGGTCCGGAAGGACCGGTGGCAAACTTTTTGTTCTAGGGAGTGGCCGACTTTTAGTGTTGGATGGCCGCCGGAGGGGACCTTCGACCTCCCCACCATCCACCGGGTGAGGGACATTGTCTCTCAGCCCAAGAAGGGACATCCTAATCAACTTCCTTATATTATTACTTGGCAGGACCTCGTGGAAGATCCGCCCTACTGGCTTAAGCCCTTTctgcccccacgccccccagAGCCAAAACCCATACTTGCCTTACAGGAAACGGAGAAGGTAAAGGAGAAGAAGAACCTCACCCTGCCTTCAGCACCCCTCTACCCTGTCTTGCAGGGGGGAACTGAAGAGGAATTAATCTTTCCTCCACCGTACCAGCCCCCTAGGAGCTCACAAAGGGGCAGTCCTCCACCGCCGCGAGAGGCAGAAGCGgctccggcagcagagaggggaggaggggctccggcagcagagaggggaggaggggctccggcagcagagaggggaggaggggctccggcagcagagaggggaggaggggctccggcagcagagaggggaggagctccggca ACTCTGCCTTTACGAGCTGCAGGGCCCCCAGATGCGGAGGGAAATCAGCCCTTTCACTATTGGCCCTTTGCCACTAGTGACCTGTACAACTGGAAGGCTCAGAATCCTAAGTTCTCTGAGAAGCCGGCAGGACTTATCGATTTGTTAGATTCTGTCCTATTCACCCATCAGCCGATATGGGACGACTGTCAACAGCTTTTGCAGGTCCTATTCAccacagaggagagggagaggatccTCAACGAAGCCCGGAAATTAGTTCCGGGCGTGGATGGAAATCCCACCACCAACGCAGCCCTAATAGATGCTTCCTTTCCCCTGACTAGGCCTGAATGGGATTTCAACATGGCAGAAGGTAAGGAGAGGCTCCGGGTCTACCGCCAGACTCTAATGGGGGGTCTCCGCATGGCTGCTAGGAAGCCAACTAATCTGGCCAAGGTAGGGAATGTTCAGCAGGAAAGGGATGAGTCCCCGGCTGCCTTTCTGGAGCGGATCATGGAGGCATTCCGTACCTACACCCCCATGGATCCAGAAGCTCCCAATAACAGGGCGGCTGTGGTCATGGCCTTTGTAAACCAATCAGCCACAGATATTAGAAGGAAACTGCAGAAGGTAGATAGGTTAGGGGAGAAGAGTTTAAAGGACCTGCTGGAAGTAGCCGAGAAGGTGTACAATAACAGAGAGCCCCCGGAAGAAAGGCAGGCTCGTGCTGCGGCGGCTGCTAGCAGCAAACAAACCCGAGACCTAGCTAAGATCCTGCTCGCCACCACCGCGGACTCTCCCGAGGAACGGAACCGCCGTCTCCGCCGACTCGCCGGCAGCCAGGAAGACGGTAAGGGGACCACCCGGGGCGGGAGGCGGAAGCTGCAGAAAGATCAGTGTGCTTACTGTAGGGAGATAGGGCACTGGAAACAAGAGTGCCCAAAGAAAACCAGCAAAAAGGGTGGTGGAGCGGATCGAGTAAAGGTTCTGGAGCTGGATGAACTGAGTGATTAGGGGAGTCGGGGTTCGGACCCCCTCCCCGAACCCAGGGTAACCCTTAGAGTGGAGGGGACCCCCATTGACTTCCTTGTCGACACCGGAGCACAACACTCAGTCCTCCGTACGCCTCAAGGAAAATTAGCAAATAAGAAGTCTTGGGTGCAAGGGGCAACTGGTATGAGCCAGTATTCATGGACTACCCGAAGAACGGTGGATTTAGGGACGGGACGGGTATCCCACTCTTTTATGGTAATTCCGGAATGCCCCTACCCCCTGTTAGGACGAGACCTACTCACTAAGATCGGAGCCCAGATAACTTTCAGACAAGGGGGGCCTCAGGTTACTGATGGCAAGGGCCACCCTATTCAGGTCCTGACCATGAGGCTGGAGGATGAGTACCGGCTTCACCAAAAAGCCTCTCCAGTAGAGGACAGCATGGACGAATGGCTGCAGGAGTTCCCCATGGCTTGGGCAGAGACAGGGGGAGTGGGGCTCGCCGCCCACAGGGCCCCAGTCCTGGTAGAATTAAAACCAGGGCAAGGCCCGGTAAGAGTCAAACAGTACCCCATGCCCCAGGAGGCCCGGAAGGGAATTCAGCCACACGTTCGGAGACTGAGGGGCCTAGGGGTGctggtcccctgccagtctgcctggaacacccccctcctgccagtcAAGAAGCCTCACACGAATGATTACCGGCCAGTACAGGACCTCCGGGAAGTAAATAAAAGAGTTATGGACATACACCCAACTGTTCCCAACCCATATACCCTCTTCAGTTCCTTGGCACCCTCCAGAGTTTTGTATACTGTATTAGATTTGAAGGATGCCTTTTTCAGTTTGCCGCTGGCACCCCGCAGTCAACCCCTGTTTGCCTTTGAGTGGCATGATCCGGAAGAGGGCTACAGTGGGCAACTGACGTGGACCCGGTTGCCTCAGGGATTCAAGAACTCGCCCACTATCTTCGACGAGGCTCTAAACGAGGACCTGGGTGAGTACCGGAGAACAcaccccttcctcactctccttcAGTATGTGGATGATATCCTGATTGCAGCAGACACGGCTGAAGACTGCAAGCAGGGGACAAGGGACCTGCTGGCCTCCTTGGGGGCCCTTGGGTACCGGGCTTCTGCGAAGAAGGCCCAGATATGCAGAGAAAGGGTGAGTTACCTGGGATACATCCTAGAGGGCGGACAGTGGCGGTTATCAGATGCCAGAAAAGAAACTGTTTTGAAaatcccaacccccacctcccgAAGGGACGTAAGGGAATTCCTAGGGTCGGCTGGCTACTGCCGCCTCTGGATACTGGGTTTCGCGGAGATAGCCAGGCCCCTATATGAGGCAACCAAGGAGGGAAAGGCATTTGAATGGactgagagagaaaagacagCCTTTGAGCAGTTAAAGAAAGCCCTCCTAAGTGCCCCGGCCCTGGGCCTGCCAGATATCACGAAGCCATTCCACCTCTTCGTAGATGAACACAAAGGAATAGCGAAAGGGGTCCTGACTCAAACCCTAGGCCCCTGGAGCCGCCCAGTGGCTTATTTATCCAAAAAGTTAGACCCTGTAGCTGCCGGATGGCCACCGTGCCTACGGATTATTGCGGCAACGGCGCTTTTAGTCAAAGACGCTGACAAGCTGACTCTGGGGCAGGAAGTCTGGATCACCACCCCACATGCCATTGAGGGAGTCCTGAGACAACCTCCTGACAGATGGATGAGCAACGCACGTATAACACACTACCAGAGTCTCCTTCTCAACCCTCCCAGAGTACGGTTTCTTCCCAGTGCGGCTCTCAACCCTGCCACCTTGCTGCCCGACCCCGACCTAGATGCTCCCCTACATGACTGTGCAGGAATCCTGGAACAAGTGCATGGGATCCGGAAGGACCTGACCGACCAGCCCCTTCCAGATGCAGACATCACCTGGTTCACGGACGGAAGCAGTTTCGTACGGGACGGAAGCAGGTATGCGGGTGCAGCTGTAGTCACTGAAACGGATACTGTatgggcagaggccctgccctccgGGACGTCAGCCCAGAGAGCAGAGCTTGTGGCCCTCACCAAGGCCCTGACACTGGGAGTTGGCAGGCGGCTCAACATCTACACAGACAGCCGTTATGCGTTCGCCACCGCTCATGTTCATGGGGCAATCTACCAAGAGAGAGGGTTACTGACAGCAGAGGGGCggactataaaaaataaacaggagataCTTGACTTGCTCTCGGCCTTATGGCTCCCTGCCAAGTTGGCCATCATACACTGTCAAGGGCACCAGAAGGCCGACGACCCGGTGGCAAGAGGAAACCGCAGGGCTGACCAGGCGGCCAAGGCAGTAGCCTTTTCTCTGATCCCCACCATGGCCCTAcagctcccagacccaggggacccAGTTTTGCCAGTTCAGCCAGGATATTCCCTGGAGGAGTTACAGCGCATTAGGAAGCTTCCCCAAGCAAAAGAGGAGAAGGGGTGGTGGTATACACCGCAAGGGGAGCTCATACTGCCGGACCAGCTTGGAGTGTCCATGATAAAGCACATGCACCGGTCCACTCACCTGGGGGCACGCAAATTAAAGGACTTAATCCGACACGCCAGAATTAAGATCCACCAACAGGACATCAAAATAGAACAGGTCGTATCTGCCTGCAAAACCTGTCAACTCACAAATGCAAGAACCGGGCCGAGTGAAAAAGGAGCTCGGCTCAGAGGAACCAAGCCCGGAGCACAATGGGAGGTCGACTTCACTGAGGTTAAACCAGGAAAGTAtggctataaatatttattagtatttgtaGATACCTTCTCTGGATGGGTAGAAGCATACCCAACTAAGCATGAAACAGCTCAGACGGTGGCCAAGAAGCTGCTGGAAGACATCTTGCCCAGGTACGGTTTTCCCGCTGAGATAGGGTCGGACAATGGACCAGCCTTTATCTCGCAGGTAACGCAGGCAGTGGCCAAGGCCATTGGGGCAAATTGGAAATTGCATTGTGCTTATAGGCCCCAAAGCTCAGGGCAGGTAGAGAGGATGAATAGAACTCTAAAAGAGACCCTTACCAAACTGACCATGGAGACTGGCGGGGACTGGGTGGCTCTCCTTCCATATGCCCTTTACCGGGTTAGGAACTCCCCCTACACTCTGGGTTTTACCCCTTATGAGATCATGTTCGGCCGGCCACCCCCTATTATCCCCAACCTTAAAGCTGACTCTCTTGCAGAATTTGAAAGTCAAGAACTGTTTCTTTCCTTGAGAGGGCTCCAGAAGGCGCACGAGGACATTTGGCCGCGCCTCCGCGCTATCTACGAGACTGGCCCAACCCCGACTCCTCACCAGCATAAGCCGGGGGACTGGGTATACGTCAAGAGACACCGCCGGGAGACCCTTGAGCCACGTTGGAAGGGTCCTTACGTCGTGGTGCTGACGACCCCCACCGCTCTCAAAGTGGACGGCGTCGCCACCTGGGTCCATCACACCCACGTTCGGCCAGCAGACCCCTCGGCGATCCGTGAAGACTTCATCGCCCAGTGGAGCGTTAGTCGAGACCAATGCAACCCGCTCAAGCTCAAGCTGAGGCGTTCTCAACCTGCCTGA